A window from Acidobacteriota bacterium encodes these proteins:
- a CDS encoding dihydrofolate reductase, with protein MTISIISAMARNRVIGVDNDLPWTLPRDMRRFKQKTLGHHLIMGRKTYESLQVPLPNRPLIVLTRNPDYRPRNARVAHSMDEALQLVENDDEVFIAGGENIYREGLKVADRLYLTLVEGDFEGDAYFPEFDLSRWKLVNEERYDDPEATCPFRFLDYLRLRADQV; from the coding sequence ATGACCATTTCCATCATTTCAGCCATGGCCCGCAACCGCGTCATCGGAGTCGACAACGATCTCCCCTGGACTCTGCCCCGCGACATGCGCCGTTTCAAGCAAAAGACGCTGGGCCACCATCTCATCATGGGACGCAAGACCTATGAATCGCTTCAGGTTCCCCTGCCCAACCGCCCCCTTATCGTCCTCACCCGCAACCCCGATTACCGGCCCCGAAACGCCCGCGTGGCCCATTCGATGGACGAGGCGTTGCAACTGGTCGAGAACGACGACGAAGTCTTTATCGCGGGCGGCGAGAACATCTATCGCGAGGGCCTGAAGGTAGCCGACCGCCTCTACCTGACCCTGGTAGAGGGCGATTTCGAGGGCGATGCCTACTTTCCCGAGTTCGATCTCTCGCGCTGGAAGCTGGTCAACGAGGAACGATACGACGACCCCGAGGCCACCTGCCCTTTCCGTTTCCTCGACTACCTGCGGCTGCGGGCCGATCAGGTTTGA
- a CDS encoding pyridoxamine 5'-phosphate oxidase family protein: MSRELGTRIPSDLAGRISSPEPAAKAVPLISLDGQGFPHVALLSYFEIFLLREQVYFFIQSASRTARNLERAQKCTLIFAHRDFIYYLKGRVRRVGVRLPQTLYRIETASISEDFPAADESEAVLTSGIRFHSDAEDTRRRLRLRSDMVEFATEEERQKGKKP; the protein is encoded by the coding sequence ATGTCGAGAGAACTGGGGACGCGCATACCTTCCGATCTGGCAGGACGGATCAGCAGTCCAGAACCGGCTGCCAAAGCTGTGCCCCTGATCAGTCTTGATGGACAGGGGTTTCCGCACGTGGCCTTGCTTTCTTATTTCGAGATTTTTCTGCTGCGCGAGCAGGTTTACTTCTTCATCCAGTCGGCCAGCCGCACTGCCAGGAATCTGGAAAGAGCCCAGAAATGCACCCTCATTTTCGCCCACCGGGACTTCATCTACTACCTCAAGGGGCGGGTGCGCCGAGTGGGTGTGCGCCTGCCCCAGACGCTCTACAGGATTGAAACGGCAAGCATCAGCGAAGATTTTCCCGCCGCCGACGAGAGCGAGGCGGTGCTGACTTCGGGAATCCGCTTCCATTCCGATGCCGAAGACACCCGGCGGCGCCTTCGGCTGCGTTCCGATATGGTGGAATTTGCCACCGAAGAGGAAAGGCAGAAAGGAAAGAAGCCTTGA
- a CDS encoding DMT family transporter, which yields MSQDSAPSRLRIAVVLSFGLLAISSGSILVRFSQEAPTLTIAFYRLALAVLILSPFYWHARRKGSSQQGIRDSRVLIVVAGLALALHFAFWFASLRYTSVAVSILLVYTAPIPVAVISYFWFGERLTALGGVGFGLTFLGSGLLVFHDLEAQGGWTGALLALAGGAAFAAYLVLGRRLRQGRALLEYVLPTYASAALFLALGVVLAGLPVSGFEPSTYAAMALLALFPQCLGHTSYNWSLRFLSATLVSLLVLAEPVVASALAYWILDEPVTELIWLGGLLVGTGIWLVATRGTQTQEVTLETL from the coding sequence TTGAGCCAGGACAGCGCACCCTCCCGCCTGCGCATCGCCGTGGTGCTCAGCTTCGGCCTGTTGGCGATTTCATCGGGCTCGATTCTGGTCCGCTTTTCCCAGGAGGCTCCCACCTTGACCATAGCCTTCTATCGCCTGGCGCTGGCTGTGCTGATCTTGAGCCCCTTTTACTGGCACGCCCGCCGAAAAGGTTCCAGCCAGCAGGGCATCAGGGACTCAAGGGTTTTGATCGTGGTGGCCGGACTGGCACTGGCCCTGCACTTCGCCTTTTGGTTCGCCTCCCTGCGCTATACCTCGGTGGCGGTTTCGATACTTTTGGTCTACACGGCGCCCATCCCGGTGGCAGTCATTTCCTACTTCTGGTTCGGCGAGCGCCTGACTGCCCTGGGTGGGGTCGGATTCGGCCTCACCTTCTTGGGCAGCGGCCTGCTGGTCTTCCACGACCTGGAGGCTCAAGGGGGGTGGACCGGAGCCCTGCTGGCCCTGGCCGGCGGAGCCGCCTTCGCCGCCTACCTGGTGCTGGGCAGGCGCCTGCGCCAGGGACGCGCCCTGCTTGAGTACGTGCTTCCCACCTACGCCTCCGCCGCCCTTTTCTTGGCCCTGGGGGTGGTGCTGGCCGGACTGCCTGTGAGCGGATTCGAGCCTTCGACCTATGCCGCCATGGCCCTGTTGGCCCTCTTTCCTCAGTGCCTCGGCCATACCTCTTATAACTGGTCCCTGCGCTTCCTTTCCGCCACCCTGGTTTCGCTGCTGGTGCTGGCCGAACCGGTGGTGGCCTCGGCCCTGGCCTATTGGATTCTCGATGAGCCGGTGACCGAGTTGATTTGGCTGGGCGGCCTCCTGGTGGGGACGGGTATCTGGTTGGTGGCCACTCGGGGGACGCAAACCCAGGAGGTCACTCTTGAAACGCTCTGA
- a CDS encoding (deoxy)nucleoside triphosphate pyrophosphohydrolase: MKRSEFSTEAGRESVQVAVAVLLHGSNVWVHKRRRTGHLDGLWEFPGGKIEEGESPLQALLREVREETGIELQGDACRPLRVVRHDYPQRRVELHFFLCPLRTAGAAGGGPGNSAREGEGRWVGIDDLTGLSLPRANHPVVDDLQRLFTR; encoded by the coding sequence TTGAAACGCTCTGAATTTTCCACGGAGGCAGGCCGGGAAAGCGTGCAGGTGGCGGTTGCGGTCCTGCTCCACGGCAGCAATGTGTGGGTGCACAAGCGCCGCCGGACCGGGCATCTGGACGGGCTGTGGGAGTTTCCCGGAGGCAAGATCGAGGAGGGCGAGAGTCCCCTGCAGGCCTTGCTGCGTGAAGTCCGCGAAGAAACGGGGATTGAACTGCAGGGTGATGCCTGCCGGCCTCTGCGGGTCGTCCGCCATGACTACCCCCAGCGGCGGGTGGAGCTGCACTTCTTTCTCTGCCCCTTGCGGACTGCCGGCGCCGCCGGGGGCGGACCAGGGAACTCCGCCCGTGAAGGCGAGGGTCGATGGGTGGGGATCGATGACCTGACAGGCTTGTCTCTTCCCCGGGCCAACCATCCGGTGGTGGACGACCTGCAGCGTCTCTTCACACGCTAG
- a CDS encoding serine hydrolase domain-containing protein has product MWTRLLLVAFLSACTPATQPPSQDGHYTLSRGHLRHLDEVIEKALGEGQARGAVVLVSWRGQTVFEKAYGVRALQPQQEEMTRDTIFDMASLTKVMATAPAVMMLVEEGKIALSDRVRDYLPGFEAHGKDSIRLIHLLTHYSGLRPDVDLDEPWEGYETAIRLGLDERPVAEPGERFIYSDINFFLLAEIVRRVSGLPFQDFCRERIFEPLGMTDTGFNPSADKLARIAPSEPFEGQMLRGTVHDPTTRRMGGVAGHAGLFSTAADVARFASMILNQGSLDGARVLSPLSVRAMTTAQTPPGQPHLRGLGFDIDSPYATVRGDLFPKGSFGHSGFTGTSLWIDPSSRTFVILLTSRLHPDGKGSVVSLRKKVASVVAASLRDLP; this is encoded by the coding sequence TTGTGGACGCGACTCCTCCTGGTTGCCTTTCTCTCGGCCTGCACTCCGGCCACCCAGCCACCCTCTCAAGACGGCCACTACACCCTTTCCCGCGGCCATTTGCGGCACTTGGACGAGGTCATCGAAAAGGCCCTCGGCGAAGGGCAGGCGCGGGGAGCGGTGGTGCTGGTTTCCTGGCGGGGCCAGACCGTCTTCGAAAAAGCCTACGGTGTGCGGGCGCTGCAGCCGCAGCAAGAAGAGATGACGCGGGACACCATCTTCGACATGGCTTCCCTGACCAAGGTCATGGCCACCGCCCCGGCCGTCATGATGCTGGTGGAGGAGGGCAAAATCGCCCTTAGCGACCGTGTCAGGGATTACCTGCCCGGATTCGAGGCTCATGGCAAAGATTCCATCCGTCTCATTCACCTCCTCACCCACTACTCGGGCTTGCGGCCCGACGTCGATCTGGACGAGCCCTGGGAGGGCTACGAGACCGCCATACGGCTGGGTCTGGACGAGCGTCCGGTGGCCGAGCCGGGAGAGCGCTTCATCTACAGCGACATTAATTTCTTTCTCCTGGCTGAGATCGTGCGCCGGGTCAGCGGCTTGCCCTTCCAGGACTTCTGCCGGGAGCGGATTTTCGAGCCTCTGGGCATGACGGATACCGGTTTCAACCCGAGCGCCGACAAGCTGGCCCGCATCGCGCCCAGCGAGCCTTTTGAAGGGCAAATGCTGAGGGGAACGGTTCACGACCCCACCACCCGCCGGATGGGGGGCGTGGCCGGGCACGCCGGACTCTTCTCCACCGCCGCCGACGTAGCCCGTTTCGCCTCCATGATCCTCAACCAGGGCAGCCTGGACGGAGCCAGGGTGCTCTCGCCTTTGTCGGTACGGGCCATGACCACCGCCCAGACGCCCCCGGGCCAGCCCCACTTGCGCGGACTGGGATTCGACATCGACAGCCCTTATGCCACCGTTCGCGGCGACCTGTTTCCCAAGGGGTCCTTCGGCCATAGCGGATTCACGGGAACTTCGCTGTGGATTGATCCTTCCAGCCGGACCTTTGTTATCCTGTTGACGAGCCGCCTCCATCCCGACGGAAAAGGCAGCGTGGTTTCGCTTCGCAAGAAGGTAGCCTCTGTGGTTGCGGCTTCCTTGCGCGACTTGCCTTGA
- a CDS encoding IPTL-CTERM sorting domain-containing protein gives MKNLATTLSLSLALTLAIASLSASEPGSDKKIKPRGAAPGVVLQVNGGNGFVGGTVDYQVVAMGLPSGATPALGAYDLQLGFDPLQLAFQSISFADSLGDEGLGEAFSLSADGAGTVDAATVSLLVPATLVTQQQGDPIPLFTVTFQALAAGTLPVSLALNAPAGDQNGDPLASQQVGGEANVSAEAPVTQIPTLSQWGLILFSALLMGAGLKLMQRIRSRAEEVR, from the coding sequence TTGAAAAATTTAGCCACGACTTTATCTCTTTCTCTCGCTCTTACATTAGCAATTGCCTCGTTAAGCGCCTCAGAGCCGGGTTCGGACAAGAAGATCAAGCCTCGCGGCGCCGCTCCGGGCGTTGTTCTGCAGGTCAACGGCGGCAACGGTTTTGTGGGCGGCACGGTAGACTACCAGGTAGTCGCCATGGGACTGCCGTCGGGCGCCACGCCCGCGCTGGGCGCCTATGACCTTCAGTTGGGCTTCGATCCCTTGCAGCTGGCCTTTCAGTCCATCTCCTTCGCGGACTCGCTGGGAGACGAGGGCCTGGGCGAAGCCTTCAGCTTGAGCGCCGACGGCGCCGGCACGGTCGATGCGGCGACGGTTTCCCTGCTGGTTCCGGCCACCTTGGTTACCCAGCAGCAAGGCGATCCCATTCCGCTCTTTACGGTCACCTTTCAAGCGCTGGCGGCGGGCACGCTTCCCGTCAGCCTGGCGCTGAACGCACCCGCCGGAGACCAGAACGGCGATCCCCTCGCGTCGCAGCAAGTGGGAGGAGAGGCCAATGTGTCGGCCGAGGCCCCCGTCACCCAGATTCCCACCCTTTCCCAGTGGGGGCTGATCCTTTTCTCGGCCTTGCTGATGGGGGCCGGCCTCAAGCTCATGCAACGCATACGCAGCCGCGCCGAGGAGGTCCGATGA